A stretch of DNA from Streptomyces rubradiris:
AAGACCGGGAAAATCGGCGCCGGCGGCGGGATGCGATCGGCCCCCGCCGGCGTTGACATGGCGTATGACGTCACTTCGCACACTCGGCTCCTCCGACCTCAAGGTCTTCCCGCTCGCCCTGGGCGGCAACGTCTTCGGCTGGACGGCCGACGAGCAGACCTCCTTCGCCGTCCTCGACGCCTACACCGCGGCGGGCGGCAACTTCATCGACACCGCGGACGTGTACTCGGCCTGGGTCGAGGGCAACAAGGGCGGCGAGTCCGAGACCGTCCTCGGCGCCTGGCTCAAGGCCCGCGGCAACCGCTCGGACGTGGTCATCGCGACGAAGGTCAGCCAGCACCCCGAGTTCCAGGGGCTGTCCGCCGCGAACATCAAGGCCGCCGCCGACGCCTCGCTGCGCCGCCTGGGCACCGACTACATCGACCTCTACTACACCCACTTCGACCAGCCCGAGGTGCCGGTCGAGGAGATCATCGGCGCGCTGGACGAGCTGGTGAAGGCCGGCAAGGTCCGGCACATCGCCGCCTCCAACATCGGCGCCGAGCGCCTGCGCGCGTCCCTGGAGTTCTCCGACCGCGAGGGACTGGCCCGCTACGTCGCCGTCCAGCCGCACTACAACCTGGTCTCCCGCGACACCTACGAGGGCCCGCTCCAGGAACTCGTCGCCGCCGAGGGCCTGTCCGCCGTCCCGTACTACGGGCTCGCCTCGGGCTTCCTGACCGGCAAGTACCGGCCCGGCGCGACGGTGGACAGCGCCCGCGCCGACCGGGTGCGGGACTACGTGGCCTCCGAGCGCGGCCAGCAGGTCCTGGCGGCCCTGGACGAGGTCGCCGCCGCCCACGAGGCCCCGGTCGCCACGGTCGCCCTGGCCTGGCTGGCCGCCCAGCCGACGGTCACCGCCCCGATCGCCTCCGCCCGCACGCCCGAGCAGCTTCCGGCGCTGCTCGGTGTGGCGGAGCTGACGCTGACGGACGCGGAGGTCGCGAAGCTGACGGAGGCCTCGGCCTAGAAGGACGGCCGTACGACGGCCCGCTCCGGCGGTGCCGCCCGCCCGCCCGGCGTCCGGCACGCCCTCCCGTCAGGTCCGGTACGGGTTGTAGGGGGAGTACGTCACCGCCGGGTATCCGTACGGCGCCGCCGGCCGGTACACCGGGGCCGGAGCGGCGGCCCGGCTCGCGTACTCCAGCGCCGGCCGGGCCACGTGCCGGCGCCGCCACAGCTCCGCCAGCAGCTCCCGCTCCCGCACGGTGAAGTCCGCCCCGGCCTTGCCCGCGCGTCCGCGCCGGCGCAGGAAGGCGAGCGAGGTGGCGTACCGCTCGTAGCGGGCCACCTCCCGGGCCGCCGGCCGGCCGTGGTGGTGCCGGGCGTAGTCCCGGGCCATCCGGCGCGCCCGCATCGACCCGAGCGCGAACGGCTCGCCCGGCCCCAGCCACCCGGCCAGCACATACGCCGGCAGCTCCGCCCGCACGGCGCGCAGCTCCCGCTGCCGGGTCCAGACCGCGAGCCAGGTCACCAGCCCGAACACGGGCACCATGAAGCCGCCGTAGACGGCGAAGAACCCGTACTGCCCGAAGGTGGCCGAGCCGTTCCAGAAGGCGTGCATGCCCATCGCGAGCAGCAGTCCGCACACCGGCAGCAGGACCCGCCGGACGGGCCGGCGCTCGGCGGACAGCGCGGCGATGCCGAAGCCGATGCCGGTCAGGACGGTGAACAAGGGGTGCGCGAACGGGGACATGACGATGCGCACGAAGAAGGTGGCGGCGGTGACGGAGGCGATGCCCCGGTCGCCGGTGAGCTGGTCGGTCCCGAAGGCCGTACCGAGGTAGAGGATGTTCTCGGTGAACGCGAACCCGGTGGCGGTGGTCCCCGCTATCACCACGCCGTCCACGATCCCGGTGAAGTCGCGTCTGCGGAAGAGGAAGACCAGCAGCACGGCGGCGGCCTTCGCGGACTCCTCCACGACCGGCGCTATCACCGTGGCCCCGAGGGTGTCGGCGCTCGCCGGGTCGGCGGTGGAGGTGGCGATCCACTCGGTGGCGAAGCTGTTGGCCACGATGGCTATCAGCGCCGCCGCGCAGGCCCCCCAGGCGAAGGAGAACACCAGGTTCCGCCAGGGGCCCGGCTCCACCCGGTCCAGCCACCGGAACGCGGCGATCAGCCAGGGCACGGGCAGCACGGCCAGCCCGAGCCCGACGAGGAAGCCGTCCGTGCCGGTCTGCCGCCGCACGAGCGCGAGGATGACCAGCCCGGACAGCGCGAGCAGCGTGCTCGGCGCCCCGTACCGCACCCACCTGCGCTGCCACCAGTGCGGGTGGCGGAGCACACCGTCGCCGGGGCTCGGGGGAAGGGTCGGGAACGGAGGACTGGTGGCCACGGCATCGACCCTAACGGTGACGGGACGAGGGGCTGAGCGGATTATCGGCCCGGCCGGTTGAGTGGTCCGGGCCCTCCGGTCGGCTATCCGTCCTGGCGGTGCGGTACGCGTCGGAACAGCAGATCGTTCACGACGTGTCCCTTGTCCAGTCCCTGTCCCTCGAAACGGGTCAGCGGCCGGAACTCCGGGCGCGGCGCGAAACCGCCGTCCGGCTGCGTGTTCGCGAAGTCGGGGTGCGCGGTGAGCACGTCCAGCATCTGCTCGGCGTACGGTTCCCAGTCCGTGGCGCAGTGCAGCAGCGCGCCGGGCTTCAGCCGGGTCGCGGCGAGCGTCAGGAACTCGGGCTGGATGAGCCGCCGCTTGTGGTGCCGCTTCTTGGGCCAGGGGTCGGGGAAGTAGACGCGCAGCCCGTCCAGCGAGTCCGGGCGGAGCATCTCCCGCAGCAGGATGATCGCGTCGCCGTTGCCCACCCGGATGTTGGTGAGGCCGTCCCGGTCGGCGAGGCCCAGCAGGTTGCCCTGGCCCGG
This window harbors:
- a CDS encoding aldo/keto reductase, which translates into the protein MTSLRTLGSSDLKVFPLALGGNVFGWTADEQTSFAVLDAYTAAGGNFIDTADVYSAWVEGNKGGESETVLGAWLKARGNRSDVVIATKVSQHPEFQGLSAANIKAAADASLRRLGTDYIDLYYTHFDQPEVPVEEIIGALDELVKAGKVRHIAASNIGAERLRASLEFSDREGLARYVAVQPHYNLVSRDTYEGPLQELVAAEGLSAVPYYGLASGFLTGKYRPGATVDSARADRVRDYVASERGQQVLAALDEVAAAHEAPVATVALAWLAAQPTVTAPIASARTPEQLPALLGVAELTLTDAEVAKLTEASA
- a CDS encoding PrsW family intramembrane metalloprotease, with the translated sequence MATSPPFPTLPPSPGDGVLRHPHWWQRRWVRYGAPSTLLALSGLVILALVRRQTGTDGFLVGLGLAVLPVPWLIAAFRWLDRVEPGPWRNLVFSFAWGACAAALIAIVANSFATEWIATSTADPASADTLGATVIAPVVEESAKAAAVLLVFLFRRRDFTGIVDGVVIAGTTATGFAFTENILYLGTAFGTDQLTGDRGIASVTAATFFVRIVMSPFAHPLFTVLTGIGFGIAALSAERRPVRRVLLPVCGLLLAMGMHAFWNGSATFGQYGFFAVYGGFMVPVFGLVTWLAVWTRQRELRAVRAELPAYVLAGWLGPGEPFALGSMRARRMARDYARHHHGRPAAREVARYERYATSLAFLRRRGRAGKAGADFTVRERELLAELWRRRHVARPALEYASRAAAPAPVYRPAAPYGYPAVTYSPYNPYRT
- the trmB gene encoding tRNA (guanosine(46)-N7)-methyltransferase TrmB, which gives rise to MSDSLNSPAVPSAPGDPVRPVRAKGEPRFPDGPKADPAGSHFERRIRSFQPRRSRVTAGQADALQRLWPKWGLDIDGQRVIDLAELFGNDRPVVLEIGFGMGEATARMAAGDPDTNILAVDVHTPGQGNLLGLADRDGLTNIRVGNGDAIILLREMLRPDSLDGLRVYFPDPWPKKRHHKRRLIQPEFLTLAATRLKPGALLHCATDWEPYAEQMLDVLTAHPDFANTQPDGGFAPRPEFRPLTRFEGQGLDKGHVVNDLLFRRVPHRQDG